The genomic interval tgtTACTCAATACTAATGGTAATTACTAAGAAAACAAATCTGTAGGTACAAGAAATAATGGTGGATACATTACCTTTTTGTCCCAGCCAAACCGCTTTGTGTTCTTGGTAGGAAGTGAAATCCAACCCTCCAGCCTGGAGTCTAGTTAGCagagaggaacaaaaaacaaacaaacaaaaaaaaaaaaaaaaaaacaggaagatgtTAACACAAAGAGGAGAATAGCCTTTAATCATGTGAGGCGCTGAAGAATACCTTGACATTTTTAAGCTGTGGTGGCATCACTCAGAGAGGAAATGATTCCTTGCTAAAACCAAAGGGCAAGAGACAGGAAGCCCAGCCCTGCTCTTATGGTTTTAACAAACACtaacaaaatattcagtgagaACTACAAAGGTTAGAAGGAACTTAAATACTGTGAACAtttaagttgaaaaaaaaacaaagaaaactctacatgcaaactttttttttttttttttctcccccccacAGTGGAATAAATTTTCAACAAAGCAGAGCAGTGTCAAGCTGTGAGTATTCTCGTGTCCAGTGAACATTAAAAAGGATTAAAGCGCAGTGGAGACGGAGTCAACACAGCAGAGGGATTAACTGCAACTTTGCTTTGAACTAGGGTTAGGGGTTATTTCTTTCCAAACTGAGTGACTGATGaagataaaaacactgaaaatatttcgATGGATAAATGCTCTAAACCATCGTTAGATCaacttgcagctttaatttccCCGGGTTTAAACCTCCATGCAGGGTCACCTGCAGGTTCGGGCTCAGGGGGCTGTTCGTAGGTGAGGGCCAGGGGACGGCGGCCCTGCTCCACCTGCCCGTcacattcttcttcttcatcctcagaGTCGGAGTCAGAGTCAAAGAGAGGGCGGGTGGAGCGAAGGTTAGGCCGAGTGTCGATGCAGACAGATTTGTGTGTGCGCTGGTAGGTGAAGGACATTGATTCAGAGGTGTGCGAGTGAGTAATGCGCACTGTGCCGGACCCCAAAGAGAGAAGTTGAGGTGAAATGAGGTagggaaggaggaaaagaaaaaaaaaggaggaagcaTAAAGAGGAAAAGGTCAAACACAATCAGCCTGGAAGACAAAGAGgctcaaagtgaaaacaaaaggaaacagcaAGAACTcaggaaggaagagagacagcagagaggaatgCAAGAAAGGCGCACGCAGATGTGTGTCTGCTCACGGATCTGGTTTTGAATGTTGGTGCCAAATCAGTGTGATGGCAAGCGTGAGACTGAAGCGTCTACCTGGATATCCGTCGCCCATGTCCAGGTCGTTGCCACTGCTGATGCTGGTGGAGTCGAGAGAGTGAACGCTGAGGGAGGTGAGCTGGCACCGGAGCTGCTCGAGGTCGCTGTCCTTACTGTCCAACGCCATCTGGAGTTCCAAACGCACCTGGTTCTCTTCGGCTATGAGCTGAACGACAGACATGAGCAGACTTTTACCCGCGGTTCAAGTTCTTTTCCATTGCTCAAAGTTAGGATAAGCCCCAAGTTAGTCCGTGGCTAATTTGGGAGAGAAGCTAGGCCGGAGATTGGATTTTCTAAAACAAATGTAGTTGCATTATCCAAAAGATTTTCATCGAATACAGCGTAATATGGATATCAACATCCCAGCAATGATAACAGTGATTGAGAAGCTCTAAACTACCCTGCTATTGTTGTCTCTGTAGcactttgttttaaattctGGGGTGTCAACGATTCcaaacaaatgaattaattagTTTGTCTGTGAAATAAGaaagattttaaagaaatacagggaaacactgtatatgtatatatgtatgacTTAATACTTAAATTTAcaattgcatttttttaaaaaggcatcTGTGAGTTGTCCCAAGGATAAAGGTGTGCAATTGTTGGCTTCTGCAGTCAACCCAAGGGACTTTTACTCCTACACTTCAAGGGCAGCTTTGAATGTCATTGATTTATGACTTGATGCTTGGGACGACTAATTAAAAAGCCTATTAATTCCAAGCAGATACAGTCATTTAAAGCCTGTTTGTATCTGAGAGCATTTCCATCTACATTTTGCTACATAATCAGgattttaatttgtaataaaAAATTCAGCTTTCTTCAgtgtctcacagaaacacagatgttgtGTGGTAAATGTATCTGTATATATTTCAAGCGGTTATATTCTGGCAGCGTGGGCGTACTGACCGCCTGCATCTCCGTCAGCTCCTTCTGGTATTTGATGATGGTGCTGTTGAGTTTCTCCTTCTCCGCTCtcagctccagctgcagcttcctgttctccttctccttcctgtGAACCTCGGTGTCGATGCTTCGGTGGCCTCCCCGCACCGTCTCCCTTCTGTTCATCACCTCCGCCAGCTTGTTGACAGCCTGAAAGCAAAAAAGCACAATATACTGGAGCTTTACAGAGATCTCTTTAAGATAAATATGAATTTAGTATATACGCAAGGAAGCCTGCGGGAATATCAATGTTGCAGCGAGACAGATTTTTATACCTATGCCCAGAGTGCAACACAGGCCTGTAGCAGAATATTATTCTTGACAACAAATGATGAGACATAACAGACAtctgtgaaaaaatatttcaaaagtaTCAAAGAATAGGAAACATTCCAGGCTTTCCAGACCTGTGTAGGcacccagacacacacctgaatTTTTAGTGTCCTTTCATTCTGCAGCTGCTTTTCAAAGGACAGTTTGAGTGAGTTCAtgtgcttctcctcctccctggcTTTCTGGAACTCTGTATAAATAGCAGAGATGAATATCAATTCAGGGCTCATATACATTTTCACTTAAGTAATCCATAACTCATAGCGCCTTTCTACAGACATTAATCTCTTCCCTGATGGAGAGATTGATGCCtactttttatgacatttttacagcttTCTCCCCATAAATCATCTAGATATGCGAGACAGCttttcaacacattttccagggccaaatgaaaatgtcatttctgtAACAATCTGCTCTTTGCAGTGCTCATTAACTCAACATGACACTTACGTTGCTGCATTTCTTTCAGCTGGTTGTTGAGCTCCTCTTTCTCACTGGCCAGGTTGGCTACATCCACTGTCAGAGTGCGATTGGATTCCTCAAGCTGTGCGGAGTGACAGGGTAGAAGTGAGCCTCGTCCATGCATACAACAGCAAGCAAGCCTTATTTATCCAGCCCAAGTGTTTCGCAGGAGCTGGAACTCAGTTTTAACCCAAATGTCTAATCAGGTTGAATTTCATACCTGAGCCACCAGCTGAGGACAATTAACTACTCGTTAAAAGGTCCCCTGTGGAGCTTTTGACCACAACAATCTCTGAGCAATGCTTTTTGTAAGTGGGTCCCTGTATTGTTTGtatctttttcctttctttctgccATTTTGGTGATAGTCCACCAAGACATGTTGCAATGTGGCAACAAAAGGCAGCGAGGAAGATGCAAGCTAGCAAGTGCTGACGTAaacaatgtaatccaatgggcaattgtcTACCTCGAAGAAAAGTCCACTAAAGTGCTCGATTTTGTCACTGagaggctcagattgttatctGTGTctaacattatggataggattcctacagagatggaagtttttattaaagagtaaaatccttttgtttaaccagaaatatcACTACCACACACTGGCAAAAATAGTAATTTTACCCTGCAGAACACAGAAGCTGGTAGAATACCATTGTCTTGATTGGTTGGctagtttgtgttactgtgtgactttcagtcaaagcagaagtattcagatcctttacacaACTATAGGTACCTCACATTAAAAATACTGGAGTTTATCCTTTAACAAAATACACTTTCTggactaaaaactaaaaaatggCCTTGACCCAAACTCCGATCTCACCGAGCTGATGGTGGCCTCCTTGTCGCTGAGCTCCTGTTTGTGTCTTGCCATCATGTCTTTAATCTCCAGCTCCTTCATgatcttctccttctccaggTCGGAGTACTGCTCCTCTGCGATGGAGCGAGCCAGCTGCTCAGAGTCAGCCTTGGTCAAACTGGCTTCCAGCTGGGATGTCAGAGAATCCCTGTGGAGGGACGGAGAGTGGGAACTGTAATTATCATCTTATTAAAACAGCTTGAACAGGAGAAatgtttgactgacagaaaaaaaatccctgctGTGATTATGCTAGTCAGAAATAGACTGCCTATATGGTGTATACATATATCAGTATGTTAATGACCCTTTTGCAAATGCGTGATTTCCCAAGTGCGATTTACACTGCATCATAGTCCACTTGCGGACAGTGTTATGTGGCTGTGGTGCATCTGGGAATTCTGCTAATCTGGTAAAACTTCACTCATCCAGTTAAAGGTCATTTCCTGCTTTTTGGCTGTGAGATGAATGCACAGAGGAAGAATTAACACTAATCTGGAAAGTCTGTTCCATTATTTAAAGTACAGATAAATGTCACGCTTTAGATTCTTCACTGTCAGTGACATTTAACTCTCTGACCTCAACATATGTgagtttgttgtattttttattgtgtatttctGGTCTTTGGACAGACTGGCTTTCAGCTGGTGGTTAGAACAAACCAGTAATCACAGTTACCTCTCCTCCTCATATTCCGCCAGTCGCTGCTGTGCCTCTTTGTACAGCTTATTTCTCTCCTCACACTCATCCTTCAGCTCACGGATCTGTGTCTTGTAAAGAGTCTTGGGGGAGGACAAGATTCAGTCAGTTTCATATCACTGTAGATACATAGCTTCTTGCTCTGTTGATTCAGCTATGCTGAGCTTCAAATATTTGGCTGTCACTACTGTTTTTGCATTTGATTGcccaaaaaaattaaataaataatattagtGAGAATTACCGTGAAATACTGCTCTGCCTCCAATTGGTCCTTCAGTTCCTTCAGCTGGCCGTCAGCCTCCTGCTTCTCCCTGGAACAGCACCAAAAACCTGTCAGTCGTTGTTCTGGGCCAACTGAACACCAGAGCCAAAGCACTTTCCTCCAATCAGATATAATGAATTTAAATTCTCCAAATTAATTTGCCAACAATATTACAACACTACcaaatgctgctgctgttgtgtgtgtgtgtgtgattgaccTGCGTAGCTCCTGGTTCTGTTTCTCCAGGAGCTGCTTCACTTCCAGCAGGTGGTTGAGCTCCTGTTTGAGCTGTTTCTCTGAGGAGCGGAGGACCGACACCTGCTGGTTCTGCATCTTCAGCTCGCTCTGACTCAGACTCCGCTTGTGGATCTCCTGCTCCAGACGTGAGTTCAGGTTCCTCACCTGCCCAAACACATGAGGGCGTGCATGAGCACTTTCAGCGGGGGGGCAGTAAATGACGGTTATGCATGGACATATGGGGAACTGTTTTCATTATGGATCACAAATTGTTAGTTtataaaaagtctaaaaatacagacaaattcCCATTTGAATCGACTGTGTCAGCatcacaaacaacagcagcatgtgatgcactctgtttttgttgttttatcataGTTTTCAGGCAGCAGGTCCTGGTGAAGTTCACTCCAGGTCACAGACGAGTACTGAGTGTGAGGCACTTACTACTGGAAAATGACCTTTTCTTTCACAGAGACATAGACACACCTCTTCAGAGAGTTTCTCCTTCTGTGCCTGCAGCTCATCCAGCCTCTGCTGCACCTGCTTGTAGTCACAGTCCAGCATGGAGTGGTccttctccagctgcagcatttTGCCCTCCACCTGCAGCTTCAGGCTACGCTCCTCTTGCAGGGTGCTCTCCATCTCTGGACCAAAGGACATGACCGGAGGGGGGAGAAACCATCAGGAGGGGAATCTATGCTGCACTcaataaaaaacactgtatcGACAAAACAATCTTTGCCTTTCCTTGAGCCCACTGGGGAGGCGCCAGATAAATGGCAGAGTGCGAGAAATATAATCAGAGCAGAATATTTGAAGGCCAGGCTGTTATAGTTTTCTGTCACAATGCTGGCGTAAAACCAGAATTATTTTCAAATGGCTTTTGTCCAAGGTATATTCTATCAATCAGCCTTTAACCTTTCTCCAGTGGCTGCTTCATTTCTGCTGCAGCCTTCCTGAATAGCTGAAGCCTCTTTGATTTTATAATCTCAATATCAGTGTGAGGTAAGGTAATTGCGAGTAAATTAACTTGAAACTACCGACCGTATGCTGATGCTTTTCTTATCTACTCTTTAATATATTTGACTCTTTTGTCCTCCTGCTTGCTCACCCTTCAAAGCCTCAGACTTTGCCTCCTCGATGGACTGATAGATGTGGTTTTTATCAGCGAGCTTGGCTTTGGTGGCCTTGTGTTccgcctcctcctgctccagacTCTGCTGGAGTGACTTCAGCTTGAACGTCAGGTCGATCTCTTGATTGCTCTTTTCCTACAGAGTCAGAAGTTGGTATTAGAGGTTTTTAGTGGCTAATATTTCATAGGAATATTGTATTTATTGAACTTAGTGTCTGGGAATAGCTAGAGGAAAAGATGCAATATGAAAGCTAGAAATGTCAAATGTAGGTTCTCAGGAGAAATGCCTTTTAGGCTCGCTGGAGCTAACTCTCAATTCACATTGGAAATCAGTAATTAGAAATGGAAACCAACCTTCTCCAGGTCATTGAGCTTCTCTTGTAGCTGCTTCTTTTCAGACTGGACCTTGGAGAGAGATGACTTCAGCTCTTTCACCTGTTCTTCCAGGCCAGAGATACGTCCTGAAAATGGAGAACggagacagaaataaaagtaacacagtcagagaaaggACCAGAGACCAAAGGATGCAGTGACTGCAAACATTTGATGTAAATGCACCTGAATTAGTCAGTTTCAAATAGACATGATGCAAAGTAAGACATTACATAGAGCTCCTGCATGTGTTTGCGTCTAAtacatgaaaaacactgaacttaatgtttattttccctTTGACTAACTCCACCCACATGGAAGATTTTTttaccaggaaaaaaaagcatgaggCATCACAGCAAACAGTCAGCGCCGTTGTTTCGATATGTCCCCTCTGACCTCAGCGACTGGCCTCTGTGCGTGGACCGAGCACGTTCAACTTTCCAAACAGTGTCTCACTAGAGGTGCTGGCTTCGGTCGGGCTTTGGCTTTAACGGCCTCTTGCTTTGCTCCCAGCTTTTTGAACAGATGTTTCCACCTATGATCGGATATTTCCCAAGGCCTGGTCCAAAAAAACGATTCACATCTAATACCCTGTCCAGCCTCCAGCTCCGAGTTGTGTAATGCCTTTTTCCTGCTACTGAGGACATGTTTACGGCAGTAGCTTTGAGTGAGCCCATGAAAATCACAGATTAATTACCTGCAGTTGTAGCAGTGAGTTAACCTTTTCGAATGTTGAATTCTAACATTGCTCACCTTATAACATTTTAATAGACAAATTATAGTTTGCAATATAAAAGGCTTTTAAATATTGCCTGGCTGGTTGTTTAAATTCTGGGTTTTAGCAGTTTTTCTTCTACTTTGTTAATTTCAAACCATTGGGTGCGGGCTATATGAATTAACTGTAAACTATATAACTTTTGCTGAACAGTGGCCACAATGGCTACAACTGAGAGTCATGGAATAATATTCAGCACCTTGTTAAAATGGGTCATAAAGTCAGCAAACCAACAGTATTGTCTGTTATACAGCAATCTCGTCTTTAAAgtactggtcataccagaccaagtaaagCTGTAGCAGTAAAATCTCTGGCTGTAATGACTTGAataacagtgtgttttattgcttataaattcaacttttcatttgaaaagtgaataatgaattatttcttctctcaaatgttacatagtgttgctttaaatctACTCTGGACTAGTTAATCAGTGCTTTTCAATAGCTATTGTTGTATAACAGAGACCTGTGTCTCACCCTGTAGGTCAGTAATAGTTTCTGTCCCGAGGTTGcggtctctcctctcctcctccagctcggCCTGCAGCCCCAtcagctgcttctccagctcCATCTTGCTCTTTTCCAGCTGGCTGCACTTTTCCTGCATCTCCCTGAGGCTAACCTCCAGGCTTTGGACCTGTTTCTGCACCTCTCCTTGACTCTTCTTCAGCTTCACCGCCGCCTCCTGCTCGGCCTGAAGCACAACGTTGGCCTCCTCGAGCTACAgatgagaaaaagacaagatgaaactttgttttttttttttccctgaaggCAAAACTGGGTCAGCGCAGCAGCAAAattaaagcaatttaaaaagGGAAACGAAAAAGAATAATGCAATCAGAAGTTTCTTGCATGAATATGGATTATTAAATTTGCATGTTTGATTTGCATaaatatgaaacagtgaatcgctatgaaaaatgatcaataaaagAAGGACAAAGCTACTTAAACCTGTGTGAAGGTGAGGCTAAAAAAAACGTCCCCTCACCTGTTTCTGCAGTTGGATGTTCTTCTCATTGGATATCTGGGAATTCTGGTTCCTCCTTCTAAGATCTTCTAGCTGGTCCCTCAGATTGTTCActgatgaataaatacagacaaataaagGCTGGTGCAATATTTGATATAACATATGCAGTAAACCCTGAAAGTACCATGATCAGCCTAAAGAAAGATTGTATTTATATTAATACACAGCAGGATACAGGGCTCCTAGGATGTCCTGAAGTTTCATTAGGTTAAGACGTTTAACTACTGCCAAACCAAAATATCAGAGAATAAGAGAACAACTCAGGACCTCAAGAGTTTTTAGATAATATTTAGACAGGATTTTTCACAGTTGCTTACGTTCATTCTCTAGGCTGCGTTTCCTGTCAGCCTCAATCTCCACCTTACGCAGGGTCTCTGTGCTCTGGTGCTGCAGCAGAGCTCGCTCCCTCTCCAGCTGTCTCAGCGAGGCCTCCACTCTCTGCCTGCTGTTCATCTAATCAGAGTGGAAACCACAAACAGTGTGAGAGGAATGAACTCAGACCCACTTTATTGTATCAGGTGCGGTTGAAATGCATCCATCCGTGCTTACCTCCTTATCTAATTCTTTGACCAGCTTGTCTAAACGGTTGGTAGCatttctggggaaaaaaagaatagcTTTGTTACAGACTTCTACCCACAGTTCATGAAGAGGAAGTTGCCTTTTGTTCTGTTATAATCACCAAGTACGTGTTTCAGCTTTTCTTCATTTATATGCAAATTTGTAACACAAAACGTACTCGAAATTTCCACATACCCTAATCAAACATGACTAATGGACTATTGTCGACATGCACCAGACACGGACACTAAATTACCAACTGACTGTTTGTTCGCTTTGCTGATGTTCAGTTGTGTAAAGCAATCAAACAGATTTCCTGCCTCATCCAATGGATGACACACAACAGTAAATTCCCTTCACTGGCTGAAAAAACTGTCAGTCCTCTCAGTAATGGCCTGTTTTGGTTACAGTAATTATACCAGCATCTCAAAATTAATTTGGTAATGATGAATATTAAGATTCTACAAGCACGGCCTTGTTGGATATGAATTGGACAGTTATGTAATAATTTCATGACGTTCTTATTGTAAAAATCACAGAGTTTTGGTGATTAACTGCTTGAATGAGATGTTACTTGTCCAGTCGTACTTGCACTTGTTCTCCAGCTCATCTTTGGCCTGCATCTCATGGTCGagcttctcctccagctgatgaagctttttctgcagctgctccaacatattaacagaaaagaaaaactctgtTATCTAAtatccatctccatctctcattttgtcttttatctctCTCCTTTTAACGTAATTTTAAGAcctcacacacattaaaaaaaaccccaccCACCTCTTTCTTACTGTCTGAGCAATACTCCTTATCCTCAGAGTTTTCCTTGCAGTCCTCTATATCCTCCTCAGAACTACTGTTACTTTCCTTCAGCAGCcttgaagtgaaaagaaaaacaggggaGAGCCATGAGTGTTTGCAACTGAGTTTACCTGAGGTGGTTTTCCATCCCTGACAACATCCAACACCACTGTGTTTCTAACACAGCAGTGATGTATTTTGCCCTAATCAGATCTGGGTTGTCAAGGGGGAGCTGAATGTCCATCCAAATACATGTTACATTTATTGCACAACTTTATGGCTACCAATTTGAAAGCGTTCGTACTGAGGACCAATAAACTCATGCATGGAGAACGAAAGCTGGAAGCCTGCACTGTGGAAAAAAGCAATAAGGTCTGAAGATCTTTCAGGGCTTCTTCTTACATCTGGATGGGTTTACCTTTAGAGAAGTCCTCCAACCCACACTGCATGTTGCCAACTGTTCACCATGATGGTGGACTTATAAATGGTGGGCAGATACCTCTGGTAATCATTACATGACTCTGCTGCATCTCTGTATAGCGACCACAGAATCTGAAGCCGATACGTTAACGGTTCTTGCACTGTGGtctcaatttttaaaaatggaaatgtgccCATACATACTGCTAAAAAA from Lates calcarifer isolate ASB-BC8 linkage group LG7_1, TLL_Latcal_v3, whole genome shotgun sequence carries:
- the rock2b gene encoding rho-associated protein kinase 2b isoform X12, encoding MLGAESRLESRLKKLESLMRSPQSALNLGTLLDSMNALANDLNYPALRKNKNIEAFLNRYEKAVSQLRELQVKLEDFEKVKLIGRGAYGEVQLVRHKASKKVYAMKQLNKFEMIKRSDSAFFWEERHIMAFSNSPWIVQLCCAFQDDRHLYMVMEFMPGGDLVTLTMNYDIPEKWARFYTAEVVLALDAIHSMGFIHRDIKPDNMLLDQHGHLKLADFGTCMKMDSTGMVHCDTAVGTPDYISPEVLQSQGGDGNYGRECDWWSVGVFIYELLVGETPFYAESLVGTYGKIMNHKNSLVFPDDIEMSQDAKDLICAFLTDRTVRLGRTSVDEIKCHPFFKNDQWTFDNIRETVAPVVPELSSDIDTANFDDIEDDKRDAETFPPPKAFVGNQLPFIGFTYFKEDQLLKESNSSSEEDIEDCKENSEDKEYCSDSKKELQKKLHQLEEKLDHEMQAKDELENKCKNATNRLDKLVKELDKEMNSRQRVEASLRQLERERALLQHQSTETLRKVEIEADRKRSLENELNNLRDQLEDLRRRNQNSQISNEKNIQLQKQLEEANVVLQAEQEAAVKLKKSQGEVQKQVQSLEVSLREMQEKCSQLEKSKMELEKQLMGLQAELEEERRDRNLGTETITDLQGRISGLEEQVKELKSSLSKVQSEKKQLQEKLNDLEKEKSNQEIDLTFKLKSLQQSLEQEEAEHKATKAKLADKNHIYQSIEEAKSEALKEMESTLQEERSLKLQVEGKMLQLEKDHSMLDCDYKQVQQRLDELQAQKEKLSEEVRNLNSRLEQEIHKRSLSQSELKMQNQQVSVLRSSEKQLKQELNHLLEVKQLLEKQNQELRREKQEADGQLKELKDQLEAEQYFTTLYKTQIRELKDECEERNKLYKEAQQRLAEYEEERDSLTSQLEASLTKADSEQLARSIAEEQYSDLEKEKIMKELEIKDMMARHKQELSDKEATISSLEESNRTLTVDVANLASEKEELNNQLKEMQQQFQKAREEEKHMNSLKLSFEKQLQNERTLKIQAVNKLAEVMNRRETVRGGHRSIDTEVHRKEKENRKLQLELRAEKEKLNSTIIKYQKELTEMQALIAEENQVRLELQMALDSKDSDLEQLRCQLTSLSVHSLDSTSISSGNDLDMGDGYPVRITHSHTSESMSFTYQRTHKSVCIDTRPNLRSTRPLFDSDSDSEDEEEECDGQVEQGRRPLALTYEQPPEPEPADSRLEGWISLPTKNTKRFGWDKKYVVVSSKKILFYNSEQDREQANPFMTLDIDKLFHVRPVTQTDVYRADAKEIPRIFQILYANEGESKREQEVVVEPTPFGDRSSYISHKGHEFILTLYHFPSSCEACTRPLWHVFKPPPALECRRCHTKCHKDHLDRKEEVIVPCKVNYDMSTAKELLLLSNSQEEQQRWVSHLLKRIPRKHPTMSPPSAAQNTPPEATPHSSPRLSPRPSPRESPRMSAHRGAIKIQPSRQQQSSGKTSGPMLRIILH
- the rock2b gene encoding rho-associated protein kinase 2b isoform X10; its protein translation is MLGAESRLESRLKKLESLMRSPQSALNLGTLLDSMNALANDLNYPALRKNKNIEAFLNRYEKAVSQLRELQVKLEDFEKVKLIGRGAYGEVQLVRHKASKKVYAMKQLNKFEMIKRSDSAFFWEERHIMAFSNSPWIVQLCCAFQDDRHLYMVMEFMPGGDLVTLTMNYDIPEKWARFYTAEVVLALDAIHSMGFIHRDIKPDNMLLDQHGHLKLADFGTCMKMDSTGMVHCDTAVGTPDYISPEVLQSQGGDGNYGRECDWWSVGVFIYELLVGETPFYAESLVGTYGKIMNHKNSLVFPDDIEMSQDAKDLICAFLTDRTVRLGRTSVDEIKCHPFFKNDQWTFDNIRETVAPVVPELSSDIDTANFDDIEDDKRDAETFPPPKAFVGNQLPFIGFTYFKEDQLLKESNSSSEEDIEDCKENSEDKEYCSDSKKELQKKLHQLEEKLDHEMQAKDELENKCKNATNRLDKLVKELDKEMNSRQRVEASLRQLERERALLQHQSTETLRKVEIEADRKRSLENELNNLRDQLEDLRRRNQNSQISNEKNIQLQKQLEEANVVLQAEQEAAVKLKKSQGEVQKQVQSLEVSLREMQEKCSQLEKSKMELEKQLMGLQAELEEERRDRNLGTETITDLQGRISGLEEQVKELKSSLSKVQSEKKQLQEKLNDLEKEKSNQEIDLTFKLKSLQQSLEQEEAEHKATKAKLADKNHIYQSIEEAKSEALKEMESTLQEERSLKLQVEGKMLQLEKDHSMLDCDYKQVQQRLDELQAQKEKLSEEVRNLNSRLEQEIHKRSLSQSELKMQNQQVSVLRSSEKQLKQELNHLLEVKQLLEKQNQELRREKQEADGQLKELKDQLEAEQYFTTLYKTQIRELKDECEERNKLYKEAQQRLAEYEEERDSLTSQLEASLTKADSEQLARSIAEEQYSDLEKEKIMKELEIKDMMARHKQELSDKEATISSLEESNRTLTVDVANLASEKEELNNQLKEMQQQFQKAREEEKHMNSLKLSFEKQLQNERTLKIQAVNKLAEVMNRRETVRGGHRSIDTEVHRKEKENRKLQLELRAEKEKLNSTIIKYQKELTEMQALIAEENQVRLELQMALDSKDSDLEQLRCQLTSLSVHSLDSTSISSGNDLDMGDGYPVRITHSHTSESMSFTYQRTHKSVCIDTRPNLRSTRPLFDSDSDSEDEEEECDGQVEQGRRPLALTYEQPPEPEPADSRLEGWISLPTKNTKRFGWDKKYVVVSSKKILFYNSEQDREQANPFMTLDIDKLFHVRPVTQTDVYRADAKEIPRIFQILYANEGESKREQEVVVEPTPFGDRSSYISHKGHEFILTLYHFPSSCEACTRPLWHVFKPPPALECRRCHTKCHKDHLDRKEEVIVPCKVNYDMSTAKELLLLSNSQEEQQRWVSHLLKRIPRKHPTMSPPSAAQNTPPEATPHSSPRLSPRPSPRESPRMSAHRGAIKIQPSRQQQSSGKTSHNLTLIPQQWPHAPYHPPLTP
- the rock2b gene encoding rho-associated protein kinase 2b isoform X5, whose product is MLGAESRLESRLKKLESLMRSPQSALNLGTLLDSMNALANDLNYPALRKNKNIEAFLNRYEKAVSQLRELQVKLEDFEKVKLIGRGAYGEVQLVRHKASKKVYAMKQLNKFEMIKRSDSAFFWEERHIMAFSNSPWIVQLCCAFQDDRHLYMVMEFMPGGDLVTLTMNYDIPEKWARFYTAEVVLALDAIHSMGFIHRDIKPDNMLLDQHGHLKLADFGTCMKMDSTGMVHCDTAVGTPDYISPEVLQSQGGDGNYGRECDWWSVGVFIYELLVGETPFYAESLVGTYGKIMNHKNSLVFPDDIEMSQDAKDLICAFLTDRTVRLGRTSVDEIKCHPFFKNDQWTFDNIRETVAPVVPELSSDIDTANFDDIEDDKRDAETFPPPKAFVGNQLPFIGFTYFKEDQLLKESNSSSEEDIEDCKENSEDKEYCSDSKKELQKKLHQLEEKLDHEMQAKDELENKCKNATNRLDKLVKELDKEMNSRQRVEASLRQLERERALLQHQSTETLRKVEIEADRKRSLENELNNLRDQLEDLRRRNQNSQISNEKNIQLQKQLEEANVVLQAEQEAAVKLKKSQGEVQKQVQSLEVSLREMQEKCSQLEKSKMELEKQLMGLQAELEEERRDRNLGTETITDLQGRISGLEEQVKELKSSLSKVQSEKKQLQEKLNDLEKEKSNQEIDLTFKLKSLQQSLEQEEAEHKATKAKLADKNHIYQSIEEAKSEALKEMESTLQEERSLKLQVEGKMLQLEKDHSMLDCDYKQVQQRLDELQAQKEKLSEEVRNLNSRLEQEIHKRSLSQSELKMQNQQVSVLRSSEKQLKQELNHLLEVKQLLEKQNQELRREKQEADGQLKELKDQLEAEQYFTTLYKTQIRELKDECEERNKLYKEAQQRLAEYEEERDSLTSQLEASLTKADSEQLARSIAEEQYSDLEKEKIMKELEIKDMMARHKQELSDKEATISSLEESNRTLTVDVANLASEKEELNNQLKEMQQQFQKAREEEKHMNSLKLSFEKQLQNERTLKIQAVNKLAEVMNRRETVRGGHRSIDTEVHRKEKENRKLQLELRAEKEKLNSTIIKYQKELTEMQALIAEENQVRLELQMALDSKDSDLEQLRCQLTSLSVHSLDSTSISSGNDLDMGDGYPVRITHSHTSESMSFTYQRTHKSVCIDTRPNLRSTRPLFDSDSDSEDEEEECDGQVEQGRRPLALTYEQPPEPEPADSRLEGWISLPTKNTKRFGWDKKYVVVSSKKILFYNSEQDREQANPFMTLDIDKLFHVRPVTQTDVYRADAKEIPRIFQILYANEGESKREQEVVVEPTPFGDRSSYISHKGHEFILTLYHFPSSCEACTRPLWHVFKPPPALECRRCHTKCHKDHLDRKEEVIVPCKVNYDMSTAKELLLLSNSQEEQQRWVSHLLKRIPRKHPTMSPPSAAQNTPPEATPHSSPRLSPRPSPRESPRMSAHRGAIKIQPSRQQQSSGKTRLLEFGLKDWSWSLDDVDNDDDDDDDMLF